A portion of the Mycobacterium paraseoulense genome contains these proteins:
- a CDS encoding SDR family NAD(P)-dependent oxidoreductase — protein MGDMQVAIVTGASSGIGLGCATKLAEMGMAVVGTGRDRDRLTELEKLVKDPDRVATLAVDLTDDDAPRRIVDLAVDRWGHIDFLINNAGVGSPKPLHETDDETLDYFLALMLRAPFRLAREALPHMAPGSAIINVTSTFAVIGGLRGGAYSAAKGGLTALTTHIACQYGASGIRCNAVAPGVTVTPMVEKRLQDEQFRKINTEMTPHQRLGRIDDIAGTVAFLCSPGGSFINGQTIVVDGGWSSTKYLSEFALTSEWIAR, from the coding sequence ATGGGTGATATGCAGGTCGCAATCGTCACGGGAGCGAGCAGTGGCATCGGCTTGGGATGCGCCACCAAGCTCGCCGAGATGGGCATGGCGGTCGTCGGCACGGGCCGCGACCGCGATCGGCTGACCGAGCTGGAAAAGCTCGTCAAGGACCCGGATCGCGTTGCGACACTTGCGGTAGACCTGACCGACGACGACGCGCCGCGACGCATCGTGGACCTCGCGGTCGATCGATGGGGCCACATCGACTTCCTGATCAACAACGCCGGGGTGGGCAGCCCCAAGCCGCTGCACGAGACCGACGACGAGACCCTCGACTACTTCCTGGCTTTGATGCTGCGGGCGCCGTTTCGGCTCGCGCGCGAGGCGCTGCCCCACATGGCACCCGGATCGGCGATCATCAATGTGACATCGACGTTCGCGGTCATAGGTGGGCTACGAGGCGGTGCCTACTCCGCCGCCAAGGGCGGGCTGACCGCGCTGACCACGCACATCGCCTGCCAGTACGGCGCGTCCGGAATCCGCTGCAACGCCGTCGCGCCGGGGGTGACGGTCACGCCGATGGTCGAGAAGCGCTTGCAGGATGAGCAATTCCGCAAGATCAACACCGAGATGACCCCGCATCAGCGGTTGGGCCGCATCGACGACATCGCCGGCACCGTCGCCTTCCTGTGTTCGCCGGGAGGGAGTTTTATCAACGGCCAAACGAT